The following are encoded in a window of Lacinutrix sp. WUR7 genomic DNA:
- a CDS encoding DUF6702 family protein codes for MKNLKIALLLFVLPMLAFTTMHKYYVSVTSVEYVKEKEAIQITSRIFIDDFERLLRERYDAKITLDIENELSTIDMYVERYLKEKIQIEINGELIPFHYLGKEYEDEIIFVYLEIEGVKEVKRFEITNKVLMDLFEEQENIIRTNINGKNKSLLLRKGNAKGVLNFN; via the coding sequence ATGAAGAATCTAAAAATCGCCTTACTACTTTTCGTACTACCAATGCTGGCATTTACAACAATGCATAAATACTACGTAAGTGTAACAAGTGTAGAATATGTAAAAGAAAAAGAAGCAATACAAATCACTTCTAGAATTTTTATTGACGATTTTGAAAGATTACTTCGGGAACGTTATGATGCAAAAATCACATTAGATATAGAAAATGAATTATCTACAATTGATATGTATGTAGAACGATATCTAAAGGAGAAAATACAAATAGAAATTAATGGAGAACTTATACCGTTTCATTATTTAGGTAAGGAATATGAAGATGAAATTATTTTTGTCTACCTCGAAATCGAAGGTGTTAAAGAGGTTAAGCGTTTTGAAATAACCAATAAAGTATTAATGGATCTATTTGAAGAGCAAGAAAATATTATTAGAACCAATATTAATGGTAAAAATAAAAGTCTTCTATTAAGAAAAGGAAATGCCAAAGGCGTGTTAAACTTTAATTAA
- a CDS encoding M1 family metallopeptidase, whose amino-acid sequence MNKLKYVFLSALFLTAGVFAQEEEPVEREQGHTNNNKFKQLYDEFSTPNMYRTASGAPGAAYYQQQADYKMDLVLDDVNAKLSGYETITYTNNSPDVLKYLWVQLDQNMRAKDSKTPLISDDASQPAETPGSFANKYLTEAFDGGFNIQEVKDTSGRALQHMINRTMMRVELPTPLATGQKFSFSIKWWYNINDHVNGRGRSGYEYFADSDNRNYVIAQFYPRMAVYSDVEGWQNSQFWGRDEFALPFGNFEVNITVPADHILDGTGKLTNRKEVFSKEMMKRYEKAKKSYDEPVVIVTQAEAEAAEKIKSTKTKTWKLYAENVRDFGFATSRKYIWDMMAVKIGNKDVMAVSLYPKEGNPLWEDWSTKAVASTLKSYSRMTFDYPYHKAISVHAKQQGMEYPMICWNYGRPDAEGNYSDRTKFGMMSVIIHEVGHNFFPMIVNSDERQWTWMDEGLNTFVQYVAEQDFGKWYPGALSEGQTAYPSRRGPASKIVNYMGGDQDFIAPIMTKGLNTYQFGNNAYGKPGTALNILRETVMGPELFDYAFREYSRRWMFKHPTPEDFFRTMEDASAFDLDWYWRGWFYTTDYVDIGVKEVKKYYVSNEPNAEIKKIAEQRGMKLSDLPPLVFFVEEGSEDFDDTLKGKSALENSPTLNEYVMDNFTPEERAQIKEPKFFYKVTFEKPGGLVMPIIAEYTYADGTSKTVTYPAQIWRLNDKEVSKAIASEKEIVSIKVDPNLETADVDTSNNAWPREVTESKFDKFKKEVRN is encoded by the coding sequence ATGAATAAATTGAAGTACGTATTCCTTTCCGCTTTATTTCTTACTGCTGGTGTGTTCGCCCAAGAAGAAGAACCTGTAGAAAGAGAGCAAGGCCACACAAACAACAACAAATTTAAACAACTCTATGATGAGTTCTCTACACCTAATATGTACAGAACCGCATCTGGAGCTCCGGGTGCTGCTTACTACCAGCAGCAGGCAGATTACAAAATGGATCTAGTATTAGATGATGTAAATGCTAAATTATCTGGTTATGAAACCATAACATATACTAACAATTCTCCAGACGTATTAAAATATCTTTGGGTACAGTTAGATCAAAACATGAGAGCTAAAGACTCTAAAACACCTTTAATTAGTGATGATGCTTCACAGCCAGCAGAAACACCAGGAAGTTTTGCAAACAAATACTTAACAGAAGCATTTGATGGTGGATTTAACATTCAAGAAGTAAAAGATACCAGCGGTCGTGCATTACAGCACATGATAAATCGTACGATGATGCGTGTAGAGTTACCAACACCATTAGCAACAGGACAAAAATTTTCGTTCTCTATAAAATGGTGGTACAATATTAACGATCACGTAAACGGAAGAGGAAGATCTGGTTACGAGTACTTTGCAGATAGCGATAATAGAAACTACGTTATAGCACAATTCTACCCAAGAATGGCAGTATATAGCGATGTAGAAGGATGGCAAAACTCACAGTTCTGGGGAAGAGATGAATTTGCTTTACCTTTCGGAAACTTTGAAGTAAATATCACCGTTCCTGCAGATCATATTTTAGATGGTACAGGAAAACTTACCAACAGAAAAGAAGTCTTTTCTAAAGAAATGATGAAACGTTACGAGAAAGCAAAAAAATCTTATGATGAGCCTGTTGTAATTGTAACGCAAGCGGAAGCAGAAGCTGCCGAAAAAATAAAATCTACAAAAACAAAAACTTGGAAGCTATACGCAGAAAACGTTCGTGACTTTGGTTTTGCTACTTCAAGAAAGTACATTTGGGATATGATGGCTGTTAAAATTGGAAACAAAGATGTAATGGCTGTTTCTTTATACCCAAAAGAAGGAAACCCACTTTGGGAAGATTGGTCTACTAAAGCAGTAGCAAGTACATTAAAGTCGTATTCTCGTATGACTTTCGATTATCCATACCACAAAGCAATTTCAGTACACGCAAAACAACAAGGTATGGAATACCCAATGATTTGCTGGAATTATGGTCGTCCAGATGCAGAAGGTAACTATAGCGATAGAACAAAATTTGGTATGATGTCAGTAATCATTCATGAGGTTGGACATAACTTCTTCCCAATGATTGTAAACAGTGATGAAAGACAATGGACTTGGATGGACGAAGGTCTAAATACTTTTGTACAATACGTAGCAGAACAAGATTTTGGTAAATGGTATCCAGGTGCACTTTCAGAAGGACAAACAGCATATCCTTCTCGTCGTGGTCCAGCCTCTAAAATTGTAAACTATATGGGAGGAGATCAAGATTTTATTGCTCCAATCATGACAAAAGGATTAAATACGTACCAATTTGGTAACAATGCGTATGGTAAGCCAGGAACAGCTCTTAATATTCTAAGAGAAACAGTAATGGGACCAGAATTATTTGATTACGCATTTAGAGAATACTCAAGAAGATGGATGTTTAAACACCCAACACCAGAAGATTTCTTTAGAACAATGGAAGATGCTTCTGCATTCGATTTAGATTGGTACTGGAGAGGTTGGTTTTATACTACAGACTACGTAGATATCGGAGTGAAAGAAGTGAAAAAATACTACGTATCTAATGAGCCAAATGCAGAAATTAAAAAAATTGCTGAGCAAAGAGGAATGAAATTAAGTGACTTACCACCTTTAGTATTTTTTGTAGAAGAAGGAAGTGAAGATTTTGATGATACATTAAAAGGTAAATCCGCTTTAGAAAACTCGCCAACATTAAATGAGTATGTAATGGATAACTTTACTCCAGAAGAAAGAGCACAAATAAAAGAGCCAAAATTCTTTTATAAAGTAACTTTCGAAAAGCCAGGAGGATTGGTAATGCCTATTATTGCAGAATATACATACGCAGATGGTACATCAAAAACAGTTACATATCCAGCACAAATCTGGAGATTAAACGATAAAGAAGTTAGTAAAGCTATTGCTTCAGAAAAAGAAATTGTGTCTATTAAAGTAGATCCAAATTTAGAAACAGCAGATGTAGATACTTCAAATAATGCTTGGCCAAGAGAAGTAACGGAAAGCAAATTCGACAAATTTAAAAAAGAAGTAAGAAACTAA
- a CDS encoding twin-arginine translocase TatA/TatE family subunit, whose translation MILQTTFLFISSPEIVLILFVVVMVFGADKIPEIARGLGKGMRTLKDATNDIKHEITKSAEKNGIDTSITKDVDEELKKVKEDLEDFTGSVRRKL comes from the coding sequence GTGATACTACAAACAACATTTTTATTCATTAGCAGCCCAGAAATAGTCTTAATACTATTTGTTGTGGTCATGGTTTTTGGTGCAGATAAAATACCAGAAATCGCTAGAGGTTTAGGTAAAGGTATGCGCACACTTAAAGACGCAACCAATGATATTAAGCATGAAATAACCAAAAGTGCAGAGAAAAATGGTATCGACACCAGCATTACCAAAGATGTGGATGAAGAACTTAAAAAAGTAAAAGAAGATTTAGAAGATTTTACTGGTTCTGTACGTCGTAAATTATAA
- a CDS encoding S8 family serine peptidase, with the protein MKKPLLKLSILLVAFTFFNACQDEDYLENNEESIIIEEQKEALTISELNAIINESLATTGVFDWKDVDEHTLWSAVVRGNNILTIGYGQEGESFAELKTDRLKSTLEDVLQLVEDNEGYTRNRETVVEHDIINVVDVKVENLETIKQLFNKEDVRYLEPNGYNHYEVVNNARSSSGCDKNGAYINPAHYTTISPNNAQVSWHFYQHNIPQAWNYSTGSGITIGLIDTGVSASQPLLNSSGINDGYSSGRFVQKYGTFIDSNWWWSSNYDGPHDKCGHGTAMASTMAAPRNDNGMPVGVAYNANLVAYRATEDVLLNDYHERKGVSSALTALGNRSDVKIISMSIGYLWSIGNIKDAVKYANSKGKLIFAAGGTSTSFTNGYGVIFPATMSETVAVTGVDDGSNYDRCEVCHSGSKIDFTIIMEGDNNTSKAPPVLGFYNGDRRYTGGSSVATATTAGIAALVWAKHPTWTKTQVLNKLKQSAEFYPNKNSSFGYGNIDALQAVQ; encoded by the coding sequence ATGAAAAAACCATTACTCAAGCTATCTATTCTTTTAGTAGCCTTTACTTTTTTTAATGCTTGTCAAGACGAAGACTATTTAGAAAATAACGAAGAAAGCATAATCATTGAAGAACAAAAAGAAGCGTTAACCATTTCAGAATTAAACGCTATAATAAATGAAAGCTTAGCCACCACAGGAGTTTTTGACTGGAAAGATGTAGATGAGCATACACTTTGGAGTGCCGTAGTTAGAGGAAATAATATTTTAACAATTGGTTACGGACAAGAAGGTGAAAGTTTTGCAGAGTTAAAAACAGATCGGTTAAAATCTACTTTAGAAGATGTTTTGCAATTAGTAGAAGACAACGAAGGCTACACCAGAAATAGAGAAACAGTTGTAGAGCATGATATTATTAATGTGGTAGATGTAAAAGTGGAGAACTTAGAAACTATCAAACAATTATTTAATAAAGAAGATGTTCGTTATTTAGAGCCAAATGGATATAATCACTATGAAGTTGTAAATAACGCACGTTCTAGTTCTGGATGTGATAAAAACGGAGCTTATATTAATCCAGCACATTACACAACAATAAGCCCAAATAATGCACAAGTTTCGTGGCATTTTTACCAACATAATATTCCGCAAGCATGGAACTATAGTACCGGATCTGGTATTACTATAGGTTTAATAGATACAGGTGTTTCGGCATCCCAACCTTTATTGAATTCTTCAGGAATTAATGATGGATACTCTAGTGGACGTTTTGTGCAAAAATACGGGACGTTTATAGATTCTAATTGGTGGTGGTCAAGTAATTATGATGGGCCACATGATAAATGTGGGCATGGTACAGCTATGGCTTCTACAATGGCTGCTCCTCGTAATGATAATGGTATGCCAGTTGGTGTAGCTTATAATGCTAATTTAGTAGCGTATAGAGCAACCGAAGATGTTTTATTAAATGATTATCACGAACGTAAAGGTGTATCTTCTGCATTAACAGCATTAGGAAATAGAAGTGATGTAAAAATAATCTCTATGTCTATTGGTTATTTATGGTCTATTGGTAATATTAAAGATGCCGTAAAATACGCAAATAGTAAAGGGAAATTAATTTTTGCAGCAGGAGGAACTTCCACAAGTTTTACAAATGGTTATGGTGTTATTTTTCCAGCAACAATGAGTGAAACAGTTGCAGTAACAGGAGTGGACGATGGATCCAATTATGACAGATGTGAAGTGTGCCATAGCGGAAGTAAAATTGATTTTACTATAATTATGGAAGGGGATAATAATACAAGTAAAGCGCCTCCAGTTTTAGGATTCTATAATGGAGATAGACGCTATACTGGAGGTTCTTCTGTAGCAACAGCAACTACTGCAGGTATTGCAGCTTTAGTTTGGGCAAAACACCCAACTTGGACAAAGACACAAGTGCTAAACAAATTAAAACAATCTGCTGAATTTTACCCGAATAAAAATAGTAGTTTTGGTTATGGTAATATAGATGCTCTACAAGCGGTACAGTAA
- a CDS encoding carboxypeptidase-like regulatory domain-containing protein, with protein sequence MKKKTGIKLIFLLIICLQTSWAQTVEIKGKIVSESSDLENINVYNSTSKKGVITNVNGAFTIAVKPKDVLVISAISFKEVKVIISDEIIKSKTVTILVKEEVNTLDEVVILTHNLSGELVVDVENADYFKPIPISMGNMDNLDFEDIRMNKPDNVLVKKGELYNGFDPMEILKLFGVSFKKKKKLNYEELKARDAKKIYDLADVYAPKYISDNFNIPFDKVEAFYAFLEVNQLDYELLKKENEVHLLEFLLTQSKLFLKMLNEED encoded by the coding sequence ATGAAGAAAAAAACAGGAATTAAGCTTATTTTTCTTTTAATTATTTGTTTACAAACCTCTTGGGCACAAACTGTAGAAATTAAAGGTAAGATTGTCTCAGAATCTTCAGATTTAGAAAATATCAATGTGTACAATAGTACTTCAAAAAAAGGAGTCATTACAAATGTAAATGGAGCGTTTACTATTGCTGTAAAACCAAAGGATGTTTTGGTTATCTCTGCTATTTCGTTTAAAGAGGTGAAAGTAATTATCAGTGATGAAATAATTAAAAGTAAAACGGTTACCATTTTAGTAAAAGAAGAAGTGAATACTTTAGATGAAGTTGTTATTCTTACTCATAATTTATCGGGAGAATTAGTAGTAGATGTGGAAAATGCAGATTATTTTAAACCTATTCCCATTAGTATGGGAAACATGGATAATTTGGACTTTGAGGATATTAGAATGAATAAGCCAGATAATGTTCTTGTGAAGAAAGGAGAGCTTTATAATGGGTTTGATCCAATGGAAATATTAAAACTGTTTGGCGTTTCCTTTAAAAAGAAAAAGAAACTTAATTACGAAGAGTTAAAGGCAAGAGATGCTAAAAAAATATATGATTTAGCAGATGTATATGCACCAAAATATATTAGTGATAATTTTAATATTCCATTTGATAAAGTGGAAGCTTTCTATGCCTTTTTAGAAGTAAATCAATTGGATTATGAATTGCTTAAAAAAGAAAACGAAGTACATCTTTTAGAGTTTTTGCTAACGCAAAGTAAGCTGTTTTTAAAAATGCTAAATGAAGAGGATTAA